In a single window of the Bacteroidia bacterium genome:
- a CDS encoding transposase translates to MTIGYQIKEQDQLYFITLQVVKWVDIFTRQCYRDIIITNLAYCQKNKELQVYAWVIMSNHIHLLVRSQKEELSSILRDFKSYTSKKIIEEINSCNESRKEWMLKLFKDAAFKHKRNSEYQFWTHENHAEHIYSNNFMEQKLDYIHNNPVRAGLVEKPEEYSYSSAKDYAGEKGLLEIETVMIKWKTYK, encoded by the coding sequence ATGACAATAGGTTATCAAATAAAAGAACAAGATCAGCTGTATTTCATTACACTACAAGTGGTAAAGTGGGTGGATATTTTTACAAGACAATGCTATCGAGATATAATCATCACAAATTTGGCATATTGCCAAAAGAACAAAGAGCTTCAAGTATATGCTTGGGTTATAATGAGTAATCACATTCATTTATTAGTCCGCAGTCAAAAAGAAGAGCTTAGTTCAATTCTAAGAGATTTTAAAAGCTATACAAGTAAAAAAATAATAGAAGAAATAAATAGCTGTAATGAAAGTAGAAAAGAATGGATGTTAAAACTATTTAAAGATGCTGCATTTAAGCATAAAAGAAATTCGGAATATCAATTTTGGACACATGAAAACCATGCAGAACACATCTACTCCAATAATTTTATGGAACAAAAGTTAGATTACATTCATAATAATCCTGTTAGAGCAGGTCTTGTTGAAAAGCCAGAAGAATACAGCTATTCAAGTGCAAAAGATTATGCAGGAGAAAAAGGATTATTGGAAATAGAAACAGTAATGATAAAATGGAAAACTTACAAATAA
- a CDS encoding HXXEE domain-containing protein: protein MNFLRKHWFDIGGFLAIITLLFIYFNFKTLSNFQLLMWLSLVTLFFHQLEEYRIVGTFPGMINTAMFKSEMPDRYPLNSNTALYINVVLGWLLYSLAALFSEKAIWLCIATMLISFGNIIAHTFLFNIKGKTFYNAGMATCWLLFAPCIYFFITIIYNDHLVTNKDYLIGIILGIILNIFGVLKPIVWFADKNTSYIFEQRNLLLKDRKNIQ from the coding sequence ATGAATTTCTTAAGAAAGCATTGGTTTGACATTGGAGGATTTTTAGCCATTATAACTTTGCTATTTATCTATTTCAATTTTAAGACACTTTCCAACTTTCAACTTTTAATGTGGCTAAGTTTGGTTACGCTTTTTTTCCATCAATTAGAAGAATATCGAATTGTAGGAACGTTTCCAGGAATGATAAATACGGCAATGTTTAAAAGCGAAATGCCCGACCGCTACCCTTTAAACTCAAACACGGCTCTTTATATCAATGTAGTTTTAGGTTGGCTATTGTATTCACTTGCAGCGCTGTTTTCCGAAAAAGCCATTTGGTTATGTATAGCTACCATGCTGATTTCATTTGGTAATATAATTGCACATACATTTCTTTTTAATATCAAAGGGAAAACTTTTTATAATGCAGGAATGGCAACCTGTTGGCTACTTTTTGCGCCTTGCATTTATTTTTTTATAACAATCATTTATAATGATCATTTGGTTACCAATAAAGACTATTTAATTGGGATTATACTTGGTATCATTCTAAACATATTCGGAGTTTTAAAACCCATTGTTTGGTTTGCTGATAAAAACACAAGCTATATTTTCGAACAACGTAATTTGTTATTGAAGGATAGAAAAAACATCCAATAG
- a CDS encoding TspO/MBR family protein, translating into MKRIIIFLLLNFAALGLGGLFTSKGVPSEWYIHLNKAPWTPPGWVFGAAWTLIMICFAFYMSSLWKYSVSKSLIIALYVIQLMLNISWNPIFFQFHDVLFGLIVITLLTLLIGFILVYYHSILKIKSTLIMPYFLWLLIATSLNAYILIYN; encoded by the coding sequence ATGAAAAGAATTATTATATTTCTACTACTGAACTTTGCCGCTTTGGGCTTAGGCGGACTTTTTACAAGCAAGGGCGTTCCTTCTGAATGGTACATTCATTTAAACAAAGCTCCATGGACACCGCCTGGTTGGGTATTTGGTGCAGCATGGACATTGATTATGATTTGTTTCGCTTTTTATATGTCCAGCTTGTGGAAATACTCTGTAAGCAAGAGTTTGATTATTGCTCTCTATGTTATCCAATTGATGTTAAACATCTCGTGGAATCCCATCTTTTTCCAATTTCACGATGTTTTATTTGGACTCATTGTTATTACATTACTCACTCTTTTAATTGGATTCATACTCGTTTATTATCATTCCATTTTAAAGATAAAGTCTACGCTTATAATGCCGTACTTTTTGTGGCTATTAATTGCTACGTCATTAAACGCCTACATTCTAATCTATAATTAG
- a CDS encoding DMT family transporter, whose amino-acid sequence MKNNALKAHLALFFVTIFYAANYTIAKEVMPDYIRPFGFILVRVVGATFLYWLFSLMYKTVKIEKKDFPKLMLLGLFGAAANQLLFFKGLNITTPVNASIIMISNPIIVALFSAFFLKERISSRKFSGILFGIIGATILLLFKKNFSFGSETIKGDLLVLLNSVSWAIYLVLAKPLLRKYPATAIMKWMFLFGMIYVIPFGYSDALAVHWAHISLSVWCCILFVVVVVTFITYFLNTYALEKLSPSIVSSYIYLQPVFATLIALFFGKDELNLLKIIAAIFIFFGVYMVSKPSVPQPKIPV is encoded by the coding sequence ATGAAAAACAACGCTTTAAAAGCTCATCTGGCATTGTTTTTTGTAACTATTTTTTACGCTGCCAATTATACCATTGCCAAAGAAGTAATGCCCGATTACATTCGTCCGTTCGGGTTTATTCTCGTGCGCGTAGTAGGCGCCACATTTCTGTATTGGTTGTTTTCACTTATGTACAAAACAGTGAAAATAGAGAAGAAAGATTTTCCGAAATTAATGTTGCTCGGACTGTTTGGAGCCGCCGCCAACCAATTGCTCTTTTTTAAAGGATTAAATATCACAACGCCTGTTAATGCGTCCATTATTATGATTTCGAATCCGATTATAGTAGCCTTATTTTCCGCCTTTTTCTTAAAAGAGCGCATCTCTTCTCGGAAATTTTCCGGAATACTGTTTGGCATTATCGGCGCAACTATTCTACTACTTTTCAAAAAAAACTTTTCTTTCGGCTCCGAAACAATTAAAGGCGATTTATTGGTATTGTTGAATTCCGTCTCTTGGGCTATTTACCTTGTACTCGCAAAACCTTTATTGAGGAAATATCCGGCAACAGCCATTATGAAATGGATGTTTTTATTCGGAATGATTTACGTTATTCCGTTTGGGTATTCCGATGCGCTGGCGGTACATTGGGCGCATATCTCTCTTTCCGTTTGGTGTTGTATTTTGTTTGTGGTAGTGGTAGTAACCTTTATTACTTATTTTTTAAACACCTATGCCTTGGAAAAACTAAGTCCGTCCATTGTTAGTTCGTATATTTATTTACAACCTGTTTTCGCAACCTTAATCGCTTTGTTTTTCGGGAAAGACGAATTGAATCTCCTCAAAATAATTGCAGCTATCTTTATCTTTTTTGGCGTTTACATGGTGAGTAAACCCAGTGTCCCACAACCGAAAATACCTGTTTGA
- a CDS encoding tetratricopeptide repeat protein codes for MKKYLLLLLVVLNLFQNLNLNAQTKEGETLLDSLQTALKNYDAKRTASNKTTYDKGDTLKVNILNSLSWKLMNTGDYAKAKQNADDALAISEKVDFKKGIANAYNIIGVIYDDQGNYPDALKNYFAALKIREDIGDKKGIGSSYNNIGMVYRNQGNYPEALKNHFASLKIYKEIGYKHGIGSCYINLGIINLEQGNYADALKNNFAALKIEEEIGDKNIIDLTYNNIGLVYDDQGNYPAALKNYFAALKIAQEIGDKKTIAVAENNIGDNYDNQGNYPDALKNYFTALNINKEIGDKHGSATCYINIGKVNTKLKKFTEAKKYLLQGRSLAIEVGSKEYIKQSYICLSELDSATGNWKDAYLHHKLYILYRDSLVNEENTKKIVQAQMQYQFDIKEATTKAEQDKKDAKVGEEEKKQALIRNGFIGGFALVLILAGVSYRSYRRKRKDNVLITKQKKEVEKQKQLVEEKNREITASINYALRIQTAILPSNRIVQQYLENSFIVYKPKDIVAGDFYWMETTEDLVLFAACDCTGHGVPGAMVSVVCHNALNRAVREFGLTKPSAILDKTNELVKENFSKSEDDIKDGMDISLCAYYPKTKTLQWSGANNPLWLFKNNELIETRADKQPIGKSENNKPFTNHEFKLNICDTIYIFSDGFSDQFGGEGEKKLTKKRFRELLLSIQNQTMQQQGNTLDKFITEYRKEMEQTDDILVMGVKIGNR; via the coding sequence ATGAAAAAATATTTATTGCTTCTTTTAGTCGTACTGAACTTGTTTCAGAATCTCAACCTTAATGCACAAACCAAAGAAGGCGAAACACTTCTTGACAGTTTGCAAACAGCATTAAAAAACTACGATGCCAAACGTACTGCATCAAATAAAACTACTTATGACAAAGGCGATACCCTGAAGGTAAATATTTTAAATAGTTTAAGCTGGAAGCTAATGAACACAGGCGACTACGCCAAAGCAAAACAAAATGCTGATGATGCCTTGGCTATCTCCGAAAAAGTTGATTTCAAAAAAGGAATAGCAAATGCTTACAATATCATCGGAGTTATTTATGATGATCAAGGCAATTACCCTGATGCCTTGAAAAATTATTTTGCAGCTTTAAAAATAAGAGAAGACATTGGCGACAAAAAAGGAATCGGAAGCTCATACAATAACATCGGAATGGTTTATAGAAACCAAGGCAATTACCCTGAAGCTTTGAAAAATCATTTCGCTTCTCTGAAAATATATAAAGAAATTGGGTACAAACATGGAATTGGTAGCTGTTACATTAATCTTGGAATTATTAATTTGGAACAAGGCAATTACGCGGATGCTTTGAAAAATAATTTTGCAGCTTTAAAAATAGAAGAAGAAATTGGCGATAAAAATATAATTGATCTTACATACAATAACATCGGACTTGTTTATGACGATCAAGGCAATTATCCTGCTGCTTTGAAAAATTATTTTGCTGCTTTAAAAATAGCTCAAGAAATTGGCGACAAAAAAACAATTGCTGTTGCTGAAAATAACATCGGAGATAATTATGACAATCAAGGCAACTATCCCGATGCCTTAAAGAATTATTTTACGGCTTTAAACATAAATAAAGAAATTGGCGACAAACATGGAAGTGCTACCTGTTATATTAATATTGGAAAAGTAAATACTAAACTCAAAAAATTTACTGAAGCAAAAAAATACTTGCTTCAGGGGCGTTCACTTGCAATTGAAGTAGGAAGTAAAGAATATATTAAACAAAGTTACATCTGTTTGTCAGAATTAGACAGCGCCACCGGCAACTGGAAAGATGCCTACCTGCATCATAAATTATACATCCTCTACCGCGATAGTTTGGTGAATGAAGAGAACACCAAAAAAATAGTACAAGCTCAAATGCAATATCAGTTTGATATAAAGGAAGCCACTACAAAAGCAGAACAGGATAAAAAAGATGCAAAAGTAGGAGAAGAAGAAAAAAAACAAGCATTAATACGCAATGGTTTTATTGGAGGCTTTGCATTAGTATTAATACTTGCAGGTGTAAGCTATAGAAGTTACCGAAGAAAAAGAAAAGACAATGTGCTTATTACAAAACAAAAAAAGGAAGTAGAAAAACAAAAACAGTTGGTAGAGGAGAAAAACAGAGAAATAACTGCAAGTATTAATTATGCTTTAAGAATACAAACAGCCATACTACCTTCTAATCGTATTGTTCAACAATATTTAGAAAACTCATTTATCGTTTACAAACCCAAAGACATAGTAGCAGGAGATTTTTACTGGATGGAAACTACAGAGGATTTAGTTTTGTTTGCCGCTTGTGATTGTACAGGACACGGAGTGCCAGGTGCAATGGTTTCGGTTGTTTGTCATAATGCACTTAACAGAGCAGTACGAGAGTTTGGTTTAACAAAACCATCTGCAATACTTGATAAAACAAATGAATTAGTAAAAGAAAACTTTAGCAAAAGTGAAGATGATATTAAAGATGGAATGGACATCTCGCTATGTGCTTATTATCCAAAAACAAAAACATTACAATGGTCGGGTGCTAACAATCCATTGTGGTTATTTAAGAATAACGAACTAATAGAAACTCGTGCAGACAAACAACCGATAGGCAAAAGTGAAAACAACAAACCATTCACCAACCACGAATTTAAATTAAACATTTGTGATACTATTTATATTTTTAGTGATGGTTTTTCCGACCAGTTTGGCGGTGAAGGAGAAAAGAAATTGACTAAAAAGCGTTTCAGAGAATTACTCTTATCCATCCAAAACCAAACAATGCAACAACAAGGTAATACATTAGATAAATTTATAACCGAGTACAGAAAGGAAATGGAACAAACAGACGACATCCTTGTAATGGGTGTGAAAATAGGAAATAGATAA